In Streptococcus uberis, a single window of DNA contains:
- a CDS encoding DHH family phosphoesterase, whose protein sequence is MKKFRFETIHLVMMGLILFGLLALCVRIMQSKMLIILAIFLVLLFVVALLWYQKKIYELSDQDHIEILNEQTEENLKTLLDKMPVGVIQFDQDNAIEWYNPYAELIFTNEDGFFQEDVIQAVLSEKRKGDISQTFKVSGNRYTSYVDENAGIFYFFDAFIGNRQTIDSSMLRPVIGVISLDNYDELTDNLTDADISKINSFVANFIAEFMETRHIFYRRVNMDRYYFFTDYQNLKELMDDKFAILEVFRKEALEKQLRLTLSMGISYGQKNHNQIGQVALDNLNIALVRGGDQIVIRENEDGKNPIYFGGGSVSTVKRSRTRTRAMMTAISDKIKTVDNIFIVGHKKLDMDALGSAVGMQFFASNIIDNSFAVYDADDMGHDIERAIERLQADGKTRLISVNQAMRLVTENSLLVMVDHSKVSLTLSQNFYQMFEDVIVVDHHRRDDDFPENASLTFIESGASSASELVTELIQFQNDKKRLSKIQASILMAGIMLDTKNFSTRVTSRTFDVASYLRNRGSDSVEIQQISATDFNEYRQVNEIILRGETILDNIMVATGIYNKVYSNVIASKAADTMLSMAGIEASFAMVRTEKNRIVISARSRSKINVQRIMEKLGGGGHFNLAACQIENEDFDSVRQLLIETIENTMKETHEVE, encoded by the coding sequence ATGAAAAAATTTCGTTTTGAAACCATACATTTAGTTATGATGGGTTTAATATTATTTGGTTTATTGGCCCTGTGTGTCAGAATTATGCAGTCAAAAATGCTTATTATTTTGGCTATTTTTCTGGTGCTTTTATTTGTTGTGGCCTTATTATGGTATCAAAAGAAAATTTATGAACTATCTGATCAAGATCATATTGAGATTTTGAATGAACAGACAGAAGAAAATTTAAAAACCTTGTTGGATAAAATGCCAGTAGGTGTTATTCAGTTTGATCAGGATAATGCAATTGAATGGTATAATCCCTACGCAGAATTAATTTTTACTAACGAAGACGGTTTTTTCCAAGAAGATGTCATCCAGGCTGTTTTGTCTGAGAAACGTAAAGGTGATATTTCACAAACCTTTAAAGTTTCAGGAAATCGATACACATCATACGTTGATGAAAATGCGGGAATCTTTTACTTTTTTGATGCTTTTATTGGTAACCGTCAAACAATTGATTCTAGTATGTTAAGGCCAGTTATTGGTGTCATTTCATTAGATAACTATGATGAGCTTACCGATAACTTAACAGATGCAGATATTTCAAAAATCAATAGCTTTGTCGCAAACTTTATTGCAGAATTTATGGAAACACGCCACATTTTTTACCGACGTGTTAATATGGACCGCTATTATTTCTTTACAGATTATCAAAATTTGAAAGAATTAATGGATGATAAATTTGCTATTTTGGAAGTCTTTCGAAAAGAGGCTCTTGAGAAACAATTAAGGTTAACGTTAAGTATGGGAATTTCATACGGTCAAAAAAATCATAACCAAATTGGTCAAGTAGCTTTAGATAATTTGAATATTGCCTTGGTTCGTGGTGGCGATCAAATTGTTATCCGTGAAAATGAGGATGGAAAAAATCCAATTTATTTCGGAGGAGGGTCAGTTTCTACGGTCAAACGCTCTAGAACCAGAACAAGAGCCATGATGACTGCAATTTCAGATAAAATTAAAACTGTTGATAATATTTTTATTGTAGGTCATAAAAAATTGGATATGGATGCTTTAGGATCCGCTGTAGGGATGCAGTTCTTTGCTAGTAATATCATAGACAACAGTTTTGCAGTTTATGATGCTGACGACATGGGACACGATATAGAACGTGCTATTGAACGCTTGCAGGCCGATGGAAAAACGCGCTTAATAAGTGTCAATCAGGCAATGCGTTTAGTCACTGAAAATTCGTTATTAGTGATGGTTGACCATTCAAAAGTTTCTTTAACCTTGTCACAAAACTTCTACCAAATGTTTGAAGATGTTATCGTTGTTGACCATCATAGGAGAGATGATGATTTTCCAGAAAATGCAAGTCTGACATTTATCGAAAGTGGAGCTAGCAGTGCCTCGGAATTGGTTACTGAGCTTATTCAATTCCAAAATGATAAAAAACGACTTAGTAAAATACAAGCTAGCATTCTGATGGCTGGTATAATGCTTGATACTAAAAACTTTTCAACTCGAGTTACAAGCAGAACATTTGATGTGGCAAGTTATTTACGTAATAGAGGTAGTGATAGTGTTGAGATTCAACAAATTTCTGCCACAGACTTTAATGAATACCGTCAAGTTAATGAAATTATTTTACGAGGTGAGACTATCCTGGATAATATAATGGTTGCTACGGGGATTTACAATAAAGTTTACTCCAATGTTATTGCAAGTAAAGCTGCTGATACGATGTTGTCAATGGCAGGAATCGAAGCAAGTTTTGCGATGGTTAGAACTGAAAAAAATAGAATTGTTATTTCGGCAAGGAGTCGAAGTAAAATTAATGTTCAACGAATTATGGAAAAACTTGGTGGTGGTGGTCACTTCAATTTAGCAGCTTGCCAAATTGAAAATGAAGATTTTGACAGTGTTAGACAGTTATTAATTGAAACAATTGAAAATACAATGAAAGAAACACACGAGGTAGAATAA
- the mnmG gene encoding tRNA uridine-5-carboxymethylaminomethyl(34) synthesis enzyme MnmG, whose translation MVHEFTEDYDVVVIGAGHAGVEASLAAARMGCKTLLATINIDMLAFMPCNPSIGGSAKGIVVREIDALGGEMGKNIDKTYIQMKMLNIGKGPAVRALRAQADKNLYAREMKHTVEKQENLTLRQSIIDDILVEDGKVVGVLTATGQKFSARAVVVTTGTALRGEIILGELKYSSGPNNSLASVTLADNLKKLGLEIGRFKTGTPPRVKASSINYDETEIQPGDSKPNHFSFLSKDEDYLQEQIPCWLTYTNQTSHDIITKNLYRAPMFSGIVKGVGPRYCPSIEDKIVRFADKERHQLFLEPEGRDTEEVYVQGLSTSLPEDVQKELLHSIKGLENAEMMRTGYAIEYDIVLPHQLRATLETKVISGLFTAGQTNGTSGYEEAAGQGIIAGINAALKVQGKPELILKRSDAYIGVMIDDLVTKGTLEPYRLLTSRAEYRLILRHDNADMRLTEIGRTVGLVDDQRWETFQIKKNQFDTEMRRLESIKLKPIKETNERVQALGFKPLTDAMTAKEFMRRPEIDYATVVTFIGQAAETLDPKIIELLETEIKYEGYINKALDQVAKMKRMEEKKIPKNIDWDAIDSIATEARQKFKKINPETIGQASRISGVNPADISILMVYIEGNGKARRKLS comes from the coding sequence ATGGTACATGAGTTTACAGAAGATTATGATGTCGTTGTCATCGGTGCTGGGCATGCTGGGGTTGAGGCTAGTTTAGCCGCTGCACGTATGGGATGTAAGACCCTACTGGCAACAATTAATATAGACATGCTTGCTTTTATGCCTTGTAACCCTTCCATTGGTGGATCTGCAAAAGGGATTGTTGTACGTGAGATTGATGCATTAGGCGGAGAAATGGGGAAAAATATTGATAAAACCTATATTCAAATGAAAATGTTGAATATAGGAAAAGGCCCTGCTGTGAGAGCTTTACGTGCACAGGCTGATAAAAATCTCTATGCACGAGAAATGAAGCATACTGTTGAAAAACAAGAGAATTTGACTCTCCGTCAATCTATAATTGACGATATCTTAGTTGAAGATGGTAAAGTTGTTGGGGTATTAACAGCAACAGGTCAAAAATTTTCTGCAAGAGCTGTAGTTGTTACAACTGGTACGGCTTTGAGGGGTGAAATTATTCTGGGTGAATTAAAATATTCCTCAGGTCCTAACAATAGTTTAGCTTCTGTAACTTTGGCAGATAACTTAAAAAAACTTGGGCTTGAAATTGGTCGCTTTAAAACTGGAACCCCACCTCGCGTAAAAGCTTCTTCAATCAATTATGATGAGACGGAGATACAACCTGGGGATTCTAAACCTAACCATTTTTCATTTTTATCTAAAGACGAGGACTATTTACAAGAACAAATCCCTTGTTGGTTAACTTATACTAATCAAACAAGTCATGATATCATCACTAAAAATCTTTATAGGGCTCCTATGTTTTCTGGAATTGTTAAGGGTGTAGGTCCGCGTTATTGTCCTTCAATTGAAGATAAAATTGTGCGATTTGCTGACAAGGAACGTCATCAGTTATTTTTAGAACCAGAAGGCCGAGATACTGAAGAAGTTTATGTTCAGGGACTTTCAACTAGCTTACCAGAAGATGTTCAAAAAGAACTTCTACATTCCATTAAAGGTTTGGAAAATGCAGAAATGATGCGTACAGGATATGCTATTGAGTATGATATCGTCCTTCCACATCAATTACGCGCAACGCTTGAGACCAAAGTTATTTCTGGGCTTTTTACAGCTGGTCAGACTAACGGGACATCTGGTTATGAAGAAGCTGCGGGACAAGGAATAATTGCTGGAATAAATGCTGCTCTGAAAGTACAAGGTAAACCGGAACTCATTCTCAAAAGAAGTGATGCTTACATCGGAGTTATGATTGATGATTTAGTGACTAAGGGAACACTTGAGCCTTATCGTTTACTAACATCGAGGGCTGAATACCGCTTAATTTTACGTCATGATAATGCTGACATGAGATTAACGGAAATTGGTAGAACAGTTGGGCTTGTAGATGATCAACGATGGGAGACTTTCCAAATCAAGAAAAATCAATTTGATACCGAAATGAGACGCTTAGAAAGTATCAAGTTAAAGCCAATTAAGGAAACCAATGAGCGAGTACAAGCTCTAGGTTTTAAACCACTTACTGATGCAATGACAGCAAAAGAATTTATGAGACGACCTGAAATTGATTATGCAACAGTAGTGACCTTTATTGGACAGGCTGCTGAAACTTTAGATCCAAAAATCATTGAACTATTAGAAACAGAAATCAAATACGAAGGTTATATCAATAAAGCTTTAGATCAAGTAGCAAAAATGAAGCGTATGGAAGAAAAGAAAATTCCAAAAAATATTGATTGGGATGCTATTGATTCCATTGCTACAGAAGCCCGTCAAAAATTCAAAAAAATTAATCCTGAAACGATTGGACAAGCTAGTCGTATTTCAGGTGTAAACCCAGCGGATATCTCCATTCTCATGGTCTATATTGAGGGGAATGGCAAAGCTAGAAGAAAGTTATCTTAA
- the mnmA gene encoding tRNA 2-thiouridine(34) synthase MnmA produces MSDNSKIRVVVGMSGGVDSSVTALLLKEQGYDVIGVFMKNWDDTDEFGVCTATEDYKDVAAVADQIGIPYYSVNFEKEYWDRVFEYFLSEYKAGRTPNPDVMCNKEIKFKAFLDYAMTLGADYVATGHYAQVRRDEDGIVHMLRGVDNGKDQTYFLSQLSQEQLQKTMFPLGHLQKSEVREIAERAGLATAKKKDSTGICFIGEKNFKQFLSQYLPAQKGRMMTVDGRDMGEHAGLMYYTIGQRGGLGIGGQHGGDNQPWFVVGKDLSKNILYVGQGFYHESLMSTSLQASVIHFTRDMPSEFTLECTAKFRYRQPDSKVTVYVKGEHAEVVFDEPQRAITPGQAVVFYDAEECLGGGIIDMAFKDGGACQYI; encoded by the coding sequence ATGTCAGATAACTCGAAAATTCGTGTTGTTGTAGGAATGAGTGGCGGTGTTGACTCATCAGTAACAGCTCTTTTATTAAAAGAACAAGGTTATGATGTCATTGGCGTCTTCATGAAAAATTGGGATGATACAGATGAATTTGGTGTCTGTACTGCTACTGAGGATTATAAAGATGTGGCGGCAGTTGCTGATCAAATTGGTATTCCGTATTATTCAGTGAACTTTGAAAAAGAATATTGGGACCGAGTCTTTGAATATTTTTTATCGGAATACAAAGCTGGGCGTACGCCAAATCCGGATGTTATGTGCAATAAAGAGATTAAATTTAAAGCCTTTTTGGATTATGCCATGACTCTAGGTGCGGATTATGTTGCTACGGGTCATTACGCTCAAGTGAGACGTGATGAGGATGGCATTGTACACATGCTCAGAGGAGTTGATAATGGAAAAGACCAAACATACTTTTTAAGTCAACTATCTCAAGAACAATTACAAAAAACGATGTTTCCTTTGGGACATTTACAAAAATCTGAGGTTCGTGAAATTGCTGAGCGGGCAGGACTTGCAACAGCTAAAAAGAAGGATTCAACGGGGATTTGTTTTATTGGAGAGAAAAACTTCAAACAGTTTTTAAGCCAGTATTTGCCAGCTCAAAAGGGTAGAATGATGACAGTCGATGGTCGTGATATGGGTGAACATGCAGGACTTATGTATTACACTATTGGACAACGGGGAGGGCTCGGAATCGGTGGTCAACATGGTGGAGATAACCAACCCTGGTTTGTTGTAGGCAAAGATTTATCAAAAAATATTTTATATGTAGGTCAAGGATTTTACCATGAATCTCTAATGTCAACAAGTTTACAGGCTTCTGTTATTCACTTTACAAGAGATATGCCTAGCGAGTTTACCTTAGAATGTACAGCAAAGTTTAGATATCGTCAACCAGATTCTAAAGTTACAGTCTATGTAAAAGGTGAGCACGCGGAAGTCGTATTCGATGAGCCTCAAAGAGCAATCACACCGGGACAAGCAGTTGTCTTTTATGACGCAGAAGAATGTTTAGGTGGAGGTATTATTGACATGGCTTTTAAAGATGGGGGTGCTTGTCAATATATATAA
- the sdaAB gene encoding L-serine ammonia-lyase, iron-sulfur-dependent subunit beta: MKTLKFQSVFDIIGPVMIGPSSSHTAGAVRIGKVVHSIFGQIPDEVTFHLYNSFAKTYQGHGTDKALVAGIMGFDTDNPDIKNSLEIAHQKGIKIYWDILKDSNAPHPNTVKITVKKGDKSMSITGISIGGGNIQVTELNGFSVSLSMNTPTLIIVHQDIPGMIAKVTDILSANDINIAQMNVTRESAGEKAIMIIEVDSRNCQDAVNQIERIPNLHNVNFFD, translated from the coding sequence ATGAAAACACTAAAATTTCAATCTGTTTTTGACATCATTGGTCCAGTAATGATTGGACCGTCAAGCAGCCATACTGCTGGCGCTGTTAGAATTGGAAAGGTCGTCCATTCCATTTTTGGACAGATTCCAGATGAGGTGACTTTTCATCTCTACAATTCATTTGCGAAAACTTATCAAGGTCATGGTACTGATAAAGCACTTGTAGCTGGTATCATGGGCTTTGATACAGATAATCCTGATATCAAAAATTCCTTAGAAATTGCACATCAAAAAGGAATAAAAATTTACTGGGATATTTTAAAAGATAGTAATGCACCCCATCCTAATACTGTAAAAATTACAGTTAAAAAAGGTGATAAATCGATGAGTATTACAGGCATTTCCATTGGTGGTGGAAATATTCAAGTAACTGAGCTAAATGGATTCTCTGTCTCATTATCAATGAATACACCAACATTAATTATAGTACACCAAGATATTCCGGGAATGATTGCGAAAGTAACTGACATACTTTCCGCAAATGATATCAATATTGCTCAAATGAACGTTACACGTGAAAGTGCTGGCGAAAAGGCCATTATGATTATAGAAGTTGATTCACGCAACTGTCAAGATGCTGTAAATCAAATAGAGCGTATTCCTAATTTACACAATGTCAATTTCTTTGACTAG
- the sdaAA gene encoding L-serine ammonia-lyase, iron-sulfur-dependent, subunit alpha — protein sequence MFYTIEELVNQAVEKHNGSIADLMVATEMETSGRSREDIREIMSRNLQVMKESVVNGLTADKSISGLTGGDALKMDTYLKSGNTLSDTTILSAVRNAMAVNELNAKMGLVCATPTAGSAGCLPAVLSTAIDKLQLNNDQQLDFLFTAGAFGLVIGNNASISGAEGGCQAEVGSASAMSAAALVMAAGGTAFQASQAVAFVIKNMLGLICDPVAGLVEVPCVKRNALGSSFAMVAADMALAGIESQIPVDEVIDAMYQVGSALPTAFRETAEGGLATTPTGKRFSKEIFGE from the coding sequence ATGTTTTATACAATTGAAGAACTTGTCAATCAAGCTGTTGAAAAACACAATGGCAGTATTGCTGATTTGATGGTTGCCACAGAGATGGAAACTTCTGGAAGAAGTCGTGAAGATATCCGAGAAATTATGTCACGTAATTTACAAGTTATGAAAGAATCTGTTGTCAACGGATTGACAGCAGATAAATCCATCAGTGGCTTAACTGGTGGTGATGCACTAAAAATGGATACCTATCTAAAATCAGGTAATACCTTATCAGATACAACAATCCTTTCAGCTGTAAGAAATGCAATGGCTGTCAATGAATTGAATGCCAAAATGGGACTTGTTTGTGCAACTCCAACAGCTGGAAGTGCTGGTTGTTTACCAGCAGTTTTATCTACAGCTATAGATAAATTACAGTTAAATAATGATCAACAACTTGACTTCCTCTTTACAGCAGGAGCTTTTGGACTAGTTATTGGAAATAATGCATCAATTTCAGGAGCTGAAGGCGGATGTCAAGCTGAAGTAGGTTCTGCTTCTGCTATGAGCGCTGCCGCACTAGTTATGGCTGCTGGTGGAACTGCTTTTCAAGCAAGTCAAGCTGTAGCTTTTGTTATCAAAAATATGCTAGGACTTATATGTGATCCTGTTGCTGGATTAGTTGAAGTGCCATGTGTCAAAAGAAATGCTCTTGGATCAAGTTTTGCAATGGTTGCTGCAGATATGGCTCTTGCTGGAATCGAATCACAGATTCCCGTTGATGAAGTCATTGATGCCATGTATCAAGTGGGATCTGCTTTACCTACAGCCTTTAGAGAAACAGCTGAAGGCGGTTTAGCAACAACTCCAACCGGAAAACGATTTAGTAAAGAAATTTTCGGAGAGTAA
- a CDS encoding HAD hydrolase-like protein: MKAIFFDLDGTLVDSSQGILNAFKFSFDQLNHDCPSIEVLSNYIGPPLETTFSNFFSDKLKVEKAISYFREYYKDQGVYQVQLYQDIESVLHTLNQNSLQLFVTTSKYEPMAKQMLKNLKVDHYFKGIYGSTADRFLKAEVIKTCIEENNLDTMYCTIIGDTKYDMIGGKLTSINTLGVTWGFGSKNDLIDCKPNFIANKPFDLLDILIKKSIS; this comes from the coding sequence ATGAAAGCTATATTTTTTGATTTAGATGGTACATTAGTTGATTCCAGTCAGGGAATATTAAATGCTTTTAAATTCTCATTTGACCAATTAAATCATGATTGTCCCAGTATAGAGGTATTATCTAACTATATCGGACCTCCTTTAGAAACAACATTTTCCAATTTTTTCTCTGACAAATTGAAAGTTGAAAAAGCCATTTCCTACTTTAGAGAGTACTATAAAGACCAAGGCGTTTATCAAGTTCAACTATACCAGGATATTGAATCGGTATTACACACTTTGAATCAAAATAGTCTTCAGTTATTTGTTACCACTAGTAAATATGAACCAATGGCAAAACAAATGCTAAAAAATTTAAAAGTTGATCATTATTTTAAAGGTATTTATGGGTCTACAGCAGACCGTTTTTTGAAAGCAGAAGTTATCAAAACTTGTATTGAAGAAAATAATCTGGATACAATGTATTGCACAATTATTGGTGATACTAAATATGACATGATAGGGGGAAAGTTAACTTCTATCAACACATTAGGTGTTACCTGGGGATTTGGTTCTAAAAATGACTTAATTGATTGTAAGCCTAATTTTATAGCAAATAAACCATTTGATTTACTAGATATTTTAATAAAAAAAAGCATATCTTAA
- a CDS encoding transglycosylase SLT domain-containing protein: protein MIRKENFKKRYISFGILGFAVALLALVFAFSSKKVDTESYAKKSESKVVKNVTKSQSTSSSTQKVEASTEQSSSSQEQATPDTSVATQSVPVEQVAQPTPTPSTEVAQQVVPAQPSVPTTQYAATPVTYYQSNGNTAGAIGSQAAAQMAAATGVPQSTWEAIIARESNGNPYVSNASGASGLFQTMPGWGSTATVQDQINSAISAYNAQGLSAWGY from the coding sequence ATGATTAGAAAAGAAAATTTTAAAAAACGTTATATTAGCTTTGGAATTTTGGGATTTGCAGTGGCATTGTTAGCTCTTGTTTTTGCTTTTTCAAGTAAGAAAGTAGATACAGAATCATATGCTAAAAAATCAGAATCTAAAGTTGTTAAAAATGTAACAAAATCACAATCAACATCATCTTCAACTCAAAAAGTTGAAGCATCAACAGAACAAAGTTCTTCAAGTCAAGAACAAGCTACACCTGATACTTCAGTGGCTACTCAATCAGTACCTGTAGAACAGGTTGCTCAACCAACACCGACACCTTCAACTGAGGTTGCACAACAGGTTGTACCAGCTCAGCCTAGTGTTCCAACAACTCAATATGCTGCAACTCCAGTAACTTATTATCAATCAAATGGAAATACTGCCGGAGCTATTGGTAGTCAGGCTGCTGCTCAAATGGCTGCAGCAACAGGTGTTCCTCAATCAACTTGGGAAGCTATTATTGCTCGCGAATCAAACGGTAACCCATATGTAAGTAATGCATCTGGTGCCTCTGGTTTGTTTCAAACAATGCCAGGATGGGGTTCAACTGCAACTGTACAAGATCAAATCAATTCTGCTATTTCAGCATATAATGCACAAGGCTTATCAGCTTGGGGTTATTAA
- a CDS encoding energy-coupling factor transporter transmembrane component T family protein, producing the protein MDKLILGRYIPGDSLIHRLDPRSKLLAMIIYIIIIFWANNLVTNLIMLVFTMIIVFLSHIKLSFFLNGLKPMIGIILFTTLFQMFFNSEGNTLFQFWILKVTNVGLSQALLIFMRFVLIIFFSTLLTLTTTPLSLSDAVESLLKPLVIFKVPAHEIGLMLSLSLRFVPTLMDDTTRIMNAQKARGVDFGEGNLVQKVKSIIPILIPLFASSFKRADSLAIAMEARGYQGGEGRTKYRILDWRLKDTIAVNLVLILGVVLFLLKSPISN; encoded by the coding sequence ATGGATAAATTAATTTTGGGACGTTACATTCCTGGTGATTCCCTTATCCATAGGTTGGATCCAAGAAGTAAGCTTCTTGCAATGATTATTTATATTATCATTATTTTTTGGGCTAATAACTTGGTAACAAATCTTATCATGTTAGTATTTACAATGATAATTGTCTTTTTATCACATATAAAACTTTCTTTCTTTTTAAATGGTTTAAAGCCAATGATTGGAATTATTTTATTCACAACCCTTTTTCAAATGTTTTTTAACAGTGAAGGAAATACCTTATTTCAATTTTGGATTCTTAAAGTTACAAATGTGGGATTAAGCCAAGCCTTGTTAATCTTTATGAGATTTGTTTTAATAATTTTTTTCTCTACGTTACTGACTTTGACGACAACACCGCTAAGTCTATCAGATGCTGTGGAGTCACTATTGAAGCCCTTAGTTATTTTTAAAGTTCCTGCTCATGAAATTGGATTAATGCTTTCATTGAGCCTCCGTTTTGTACCTACCTTAATGGATGATACGACACGTATTATGAATGCTCAAAAGGCTAGGGGAGTTGATTTTGGTGAGGGGAACTTGGTTCAAAAAGTAAAATCAATAATTCCTATATTAATTCCCTTATTTGCCTCTAGTTTTAAGCGTGCCGATTCGCTAGCTATAGCTATGGAAGCTAGGGGTTATCAAGGTGGAGAAGGACGTACAAAGTATCGTATTTTGGATTGGCGTCTTAAAGATACAATTGCAGTAAATCTTGTTCTGATATTAGGTGTTGTACTATTTTTATTAAAAAGCCCAATTTCAAACTAA
- a CDS encoding energy-coupling factor ABC transporter ATP-binding protein — protein MAIHFQKVSYTYQAGTPFEGRALFDVTLDIEDGSYTAFIGHTGSGKSTIMQLLNGLLIPTSGEVIVDGQSITNQSKNKDIKSIRKTVGLVFQFPESQLFEETVLKDVAFGPQNFGVSKEKAEKIAREKLNLVGIAEELFEKNPFELSGGQMRRVAIAGILAMEPKVLVLDEPTAGLDPKGRRELMTLFKQLHHDGMTIVLVTHLMDDVANYADYVYVLEAGSLVLSGKPSDVFQEVDLLEEKQLGVPKITKFAQSLAKKGLHFSRLPITLSELREDIKHG, from the coding sequence ATGGCAATTCATTTCCAAAAAGTGAGCTATACTTATCAAGCAGGGACACCCTTTGAAGGACGTGCCCTTTTTGATGTGACATTAGATATTGAAGATGGTTCATATACTGCTTTTATTGGACATACTGGTTCTGGTAAATCAACAATTATGCAACTCTTAAATGGTCTTTTAATACCAACTTCTGGAGAAGTCATTGTTGATGGGCAAAGCATCACAAATCAGTCCAAAAATAAAGATATTAAATCAATTCGAAAAACAGTAGGGCTCGTTTTTCAATTCCCAGAAAGTCAACTTTTTGAAGAAACAGTCTTAAAAGATGTTGCATTTGGACCTCAAAATTTTGGTGTTTCTAAAGAAAAGGCTGAAAAAATTGCGCGTGAAAAATTGAATTTGGTAGGTATAGCGGAAGAGTTATTTGAAAAGAATCCCTTTGAGCTTTCTGGTGGACAAATGAGGAGAGTAGCCATTGCAGGTATTTTGGCTATGGAACCTAAAGTGCTTGTTTTAGATGAACCAACTGCTGGTTTAGATCCAAAAGGAAGACGTGAATTGATGACTTTGTTTAAACAACTACATCATGACGGAATGACTATCGTATTAGTTACACATTTAATGGATGATGTGGCTAATTATGCTGATTATGTTTATGTTTTAGAGGCAGGCTCTCTTGTTTTATCAGGAAAGCCAAGTGATGTCTTTCAAGAGGTTGATTTGTTGGAAGAAAAACAATTAGGTGTCCCAAAAATTACAAAATTTGCTCAGAGCCTTGCCAAAAAAGGATTACATTTTTCCCGCTTACCAATTACTCTAAGTGAGCTGAGAGAGGATATAAAGCATGGATAA
- a CDS encoding energy-coupling factor ABC transporter ATP-binding protein, with protein sequence MANIIEVKNVSFKYHTDQDNYTLKDVTFHVKQGEWLSIIGHNGSGKSTSVRLLNGLLVPESGNIIVDGELLTEKNVWDIRQKIGMVFQNPDNQFVGATVEDDVAFGLENKGVEHSQMKERVDEALNLVGMSAFKTREPARLSGGQKQRVAIAGAVALRPMIIVLDEATSMLDPKGRLELINTIRSIREDYQLTVISITHDLDEVALSDRVLVMKNGQVESSSTPRELFARGNEILQLGLDIPFTTSLINAFREDGFNLEEDYLTEKELENQLWQFISKK encoded by the coding sequence ATGGCAAATATTATTGAGGTCAAAAACGTTAGTTTTAAATATCATACAGATCAAGATAATTATACTTTAAAAGATGTCACGTTTCACGTGAAACAAGGAGAGTGGTTATCAATCATTGGTCATAATGGCTCAGGAAAATCGACTTCAGTCAGATTATTAAATGGATTACTGGTTCCGGAATCTGGAAATATTATAGTTGATGGTGAACTATTAACTGAAAAAAATGTTTGGGATATCAGACAAAAAATTGGAATGGTATTTCAAAATCCAGATAACCAATTTGTTGGAGCTACTGTTGAAGACGATGTTGCTTTTGGATTAGAAAATAAAGGTGTTGAACATAGTCAGATGAAAGAGCGTGTAGACGAGGCTCTTAATTTAGTTGGTATGTCTGCATTTAAAACGCGTGAACCAGCTCGATTGTCTGGGGGACAAAAACAAAGAGTTGCAATCGCAGGTGCAGTTGCTTTGCGTCCAATGATTATAGTTCTTGATGAAGCCACTAGTATGCTAGATCCAAAAGGTAGATTAGAGTTGATTAATACAATAAGGTCAATTCGAGAAGACTATCAATTAACAGTTATATCTATTACTCATGATTTGGATGAAGTCGCACTAAGTGATCGTGTTCTTGTAATGAAAAATGGTCAAGTTGAGTCAAGTTCGACTCCCAGAGAACTTTTCGCAAGAGGAAATGAAATCTTACAATTAGGATTAGATATCCCATTTACAACATCCTTGATTAATGCATTCAGAGAAGACGGTTTTAATCTGGAGGAAGATTATTTAACAGAAAAGGAATTAGAGAATCAGTTATGGCAATTCATTTCCAAAAAGTGA